One window from the genome of Helicobacter pylori encodes:
- the hcpG gene encoding Sel1-like repeat protein HcpG — MLRGVKKAVFRVLCLGALCLGGLMAEQDSKELIFSGITIYTDKDFTRAKEYFEKACELHDADGCAILREAYSKVIARENARESIEKALEHTATAKACKSNDAEKCKDLAEFYFNANDLKNALEYYSKSCKLNNVEGCMLSATFYNDMIKGLKKDKKDLEYYSKACELNYGDGCAILGGIYHNGEGVTQNFKKAFKYYSKACELNNGEGCSKLGGDYFLGESVTQDLKKAFGYYSKACELNEALTCTLVGEFYRDGEGVAKDLKKAFEYSAKACELNDAKGCYALAAFYNEGKGVAKDEKQTTENLEKSCKLGLKEACDILKEQKQ, encoded by the coding sequence ATGTTAAGGGGTGTCAAAAAAGCGGTTTTTAGGGTTTTGTGTTTGGGGGCGTTGTGTTTAGGGGGGTTAATGGCAGAGCAAGACTCTAAAGAGCTTATATTTTCAGGTATCACTATTTACACGGATAAAGATTTCACTAGGGCTAAGGAATATTTTGAAAAAGCTTGCGAATTACACGATGCTGATGGTTGCGCGATCTTAAGAGAGGCTTATTCTAAAGTCATAGCGAGAGAAAACGCAAGAGAAAGTATTGAAAAAGCTCTTGAACACACCGCTACTGCTAAAGCTTGCAAATCAAACGATGCTGAAAAATGCAAGGACTTAGCAGAGTTTTATTTTAATGCAAACGATCTTAAAAATGCTTTAGAATATTACTCTAAATCTTGTAAGTTAAATAATGTTGAAGGGTGTATGCTGTCAGCAACTTTTTATAACGATATGATAAAGGGTTTGAAAAAAGATAAAAAAGATCTAGAATATTATTCTAAAGCTTGCGAGTTAAACTATGGCGATGGCTGTGCGATTTTAGGGGGTATTTATCATAATGGTGAAGGCGTAACACAAAATTTTAAAAAAGCTTTCAAATATTACTCTAAAGCTTGCGAGTTGAATAATGGTGAAGGGTGTTCTAAATTAGGAGGGGATTATTTTCTTGGTGAAAGCGTAACGCAAGATCTTAAAAAAGCTTTTGGATATTACTCTAAAGCTTGCGAATTAAACGAGGCTCTAACATGCACGCTTGTAGGAGAGTTTTATCGTGATGGCGAAGGCGTAGCAAAGGATCTTAAAAAAGCTTTTGAATATTCTGCCAAAGCTTGTGAATTGAACGATGCTAAAGGGTGTTACGCTCTAGCAGCGTTTTATAATGAGGGTAAAGGCGTAGCAAAGGATGAAAAACAAACGACAGAAAACCTTGAAAAGAGTTGCAAGCTAGGATTAAAAGAAGCATGCGATATTCTCAAAGAACAAAAACAATAA
- a CDS encoding NFACT family protein produces the protein MKFFLLKKFSEFLNTQTHFNLKRLSASSFLLEAFSKEKHAFVLDLNAPYIGLSKKPPESVLKNTLALDFCLNKFTKNAKILQANVIDNDRILEITGAKDLAYKSENFILRLEMIPKKANLMILDKEKCVIEAFRFNDRVAKNDILGALPPNIYEHQEEDLDFKGLLDILEKDFLSYQHKELEHKKNQIIKRLNIQKERLKEKLEKLEDPKNLQLEAKELQTQAQLLLTYQHLIHKHENCVVLKDFEDKECAIEIDKSMPLNAFINKKFTLSKKKKQKSQFLYLEEENLKEKIAFKENQINYVKGAQEESVLEMFIPVKNSKIKRPMSGYEVLYYKDFKIGLGKNQKENIKLLQDARANDLWMHVRNIPGSHLIVFCQKNAPKDEVIMELAKMLIKMQKDVFNSYEIDYTQRKFVKIIKGANVIYSKYRTISLKDT, from the coding sequence ATGAAATTTTTTCTTTTAAAGAAATTCAGCGAATTTTTAAACACCCAAACGCATTTTAATCTCAAACGCTTGAGCGCGTCTAGTTTTTTATTAGAGGCTTTTTCTAAAGAAAAACACGCCTTTGTTTTAGATTTGAATGCGCCTTATATCGGTTTGTCCAAAAAACCCCCAGAGAGCGTTTTAAAAAACACTTTAGCGTTAGATTTTTGTTTGAATAAATTCACCAAAAACGCCAAAATTTTACAAGCAAACGTCATTGATAACGATCGGATTTTAGAAATCACAGGCGCTAAAGATTTGGCTTATAAGAGTGAAAATTTTATTTTGCGTTTAGAAATGATCCCTAAAAAAGCCAACCTCATGATTTTAGATAAAGAAAAATGCGTGATAGAAGCCTTTCGTTTTAATGACAGGGTCGCTAAAAACGATATTTTAGGGGCATTGCCTCCTAATATTTACGAGCATCAAGAAGAGGATTTGGATTTTAAGGGATTGTTAGACATTTTAGAAAAAGATTTTTTATCCTATCAGCACAAAGAATTGGAACACAAAAAAAATCAAATCATCAAGCGATTAAATATTCAAAAAGAACGCTTGAAAGAAAAATTAGAAAAATTAGAAGATCCTAAAAATTTACAGCTGGAAGCGAAAGAATTGCAAACTCAAGCCCAGCTCTTGCTCACTTACCAGCATTTAATCCATAAGCATGAAAATTGCGTGGTTTTAAAGGATTTTGAAGATAAAGAATGCGCGATTGAAATTGATAAGAGCATGCCCTTAAACGCTTTTATCAATAAAAAATTCACTCTCAGTAAAAAAAAGAAACAAAAATCGCAATTCTTGTATTTAGAAGAAGAGAATTTGAAAGAAAAAATCGCTTTTAAAGAAAATCAAATCAACTATGTTAAAGGAGCACAAGAAGAAAGCGTTTTAGAAATGTTTATTCCGGTAAAAAATTCTAAAATCAAACGCCCGATGAGCGGGTATGAAGTGCTGTATTATAAGGATTTTAAAATCGGTTTAGGGAAAAACCAAAAAGAGAATATCAAACTCTTACAAGACGCAAGAGCGAATGATTTGTGGATGCATGTAAGAAATATTCCTGGATCGCATTTGATCGTTTTTTGCCAAAAGAACGCACCCAAAGATGAGGTCATTATGGAATTAGCCAAAATGTTGATTAAAATGCAAAAAGATGTGTTTAATAGTTACGAAATTGACTACACGCAGCGAAAATTTGTCAAAATCATCAAAGGAGCTAATGTCATTTACTCAAAATACCGAACTATTAGTCTAAAGGACACTTAA